The following are encoded in a window of Perca flavescens isolate YP-PL-M2 chromosome 24, PFLA_1.0, whole genome shotgun sequence genomic DNA:
- the LOC114551100 gene encoding sentrin-specific protease 6 isoform X2 — protein MEEYRKSSSPQGPASPLDWTNGLLLLHSCPPPLDQHLLRLLGHSAVSSSQRNRKSPLNAAGLQQLPSRLIQYPAAPSKGRITVTTEDLACLGSGEFLNDVIIDFYLKYLVVEGVGGPVADRSHIFSSFFYKQLSRRRAAGDDSTTSVPDRDMRHQRVKTWTRNVDIFTKDFLFVPVNQEAHWFLVLICFPGLEEVQYQEFQSPTGGSERAAGNSSAFSLRSQQPPCTQQGWQRDSVLKRPCILVMDSLKLSYHENVCRLLRDYLQVEWAVRRGTPRHFSSDSMKSCRCKVPQQDNSSDCGLYLLQYAHSFLQNPVVHFELPLRLGSWFPRQLVRQKREEIRALILRMSQTQSRQPLP, from the exons ATGGAGGAGTACAGGAAGTCCTCCTCCCCCCAAGGTCCCGCCTCCCCTCTGGACTGGACCAATGGGCTGCTGCTCCTCCACAGCTGCCCCCCTCCTCTGGACCAGCACCTCCTCCGTCTGCTGGGACACTCTGCA gtgAGCAGCAGCCAGAGGAACAGGAAATCCCCGCTGAATGCTGCTGGTCTGCAGCAGCTTCCCTCTag GTTGATCCAGTATCCCGCGGCGCCCTCTAAAGGACGGATCACCGTGACGACGGAGGACCTGGCCTGTCTGGGCAGCGGCGAGTTCCTCAACGACGTCATCATCGACTTCTACCTCAA GTATCTGGTTGTGGAGGGAGTGGGGGGTCCGGTGGCCGACAGGAGTCACATCTTCAGCAGCTTCTTCTACAAACAGCTGAGCAGACGGAGAGCTGCCGGGGACGACAGCACCACCTCTGTACC TGATCGAGACATGAGGCATCAGAGGGTTAAAACGTGGACTCGCAACGTGGACATCTTCACCAAAGACTTCCTGTTTGTTCCTGTCAATCAAGA AGCTCACTGGTTCCTGGTTCTGATCTGTTTCCCGGGTCTGGAGGAAGTTCAGTACCAAGAGTTTCAAAGTCCAACAG GAGGATCAGAGCGAGCAGCAGGAAACTCGTCAGCTTTCAGTCTGAGATCACAGCAGCCTCCG tgcACCCAGCAGGGCTGGCAGAGGGACTCTGTGTTAAAGCG GCCGTGCATCCTGGTCATGGACTCCCTGAAGCTGTCCTACCACGAGAACGTCTGCAGACTTCTCCGAGA TTACCTGCAGGTGGAGTGGGCGGTCCGGAGGGGGACCCCCCGTCACTTCTCATCAGACTCCATGAAGAGCTGCAGGTGTAAAGTCCCCCAGCAGGACAACAGCAGCGACTGTGGACTCTACCTGCTGCAGTACGCACACAGCTtcctgcag AACCCCGTGGTGCACTTTGAGCTCCCGTTGCGATTGGGCAGCTGGTTTCCGCGGCAGCTGGTTCGCCAGAAGCGCGAAGAGATCCGAGCTCTGATCCTGAGGATGAGTCAGACTCAGAGCAGACAACCGTTACCATAG
- the LOC114551100 gene encoding sentrin-specific protease 7 isoform X1 produces MEEYRKSSSPQGPASPLDWTNGLLLLHSCPPPLDQHLLRLLGHSAVSSSQRNRKSPLNAAGLQQLPSRLIQYPAAPSKGRITVTTEDLACLGSGEFLNDVIIDFYLKYLVVEGVGGPVADRSHIFSSFFYKQLSRRRAAGDDSTTSVPDRDMRHQRVKTWTRNVDIFTKDFLFVPVNQEAHWFLVLICFPGLEEVQYQEFQSPTGGSERAAGNSSAFSLRSQQPPQCTQQGWQRDSVLKRPCILVMDSLKLSYHENVCRLLRDYLQVEWAVRRGTPRHFSSDSMKSCRCKVPQQDNSSDCGLYLLQYAHSFLQNPVVHFELPLRLGSWFPRQLVRQKREEIRALILRMSQTQSRQPLP; encoded by the exons ATGGAGGAGTACAGGAAGTCCTCCTCCCCCCAAGGTCCCGCCTCCCCTCTGGACTGGACCAATGGGCTGCTGCTCCTCCACAGCTGCCCCCCTCCTCTGGACCAGCACCTCCTCCGTCTGCTGGGACACTCTGCA gtgAGCAGCAGCCAGAGGAACAGGAAATCCCCGCTGAATGCTGCTGGTCTGCAGCAGCTTCCCTCTag GTTGATCCAGTATCCCGCGGCGCCCTCTAAAGGACGGATCACCGTGACGACGGAGGACCTGGCCTGTCTGGGCAGCGGCGAGTTCCTCAACGACGTCATCATCGACTTCTACCTCAA GTATCTGGTTGTGGAGGGAGTGGGGGGTCCGGTGGCCGACAGGAGTCACATCTTCAGCAGCTTCTTCTACAAACAGCTGAGCAGACGGAGAGCTGCCGGGGACGACAGCACCACCTCTGTACC TGATCGAGACATGAGGCATCAGAGGGTTAAAACGTGGACTCGCAACGTGGACATCTTCACCAAAGACTTCCTGTTTGTTCCTGTCAATCAAGA AGCTCACTGGTTCCTGGTTCTGATCTGTTTCCCGGGTCTGGAGGAAGTTCAGTACCAAGAGTTTCAAAGTCCAACAG GAGGATCAGAGCGAGCAGCAGGAAACTCGTCAGCTTTCAGTCTGAGATCACAGCAGCCTCCG cagtgcACCCAGCAGGGCTGGCAGAGGGACTCTGTGTTAAAGCG GCCGTGCATCCTGGTCATGGACTCCCTGAAGCTGTCCTACCACGAGAACGTCTGCAGACTTCTCCGAGA TTACCTGCAGGTGGAGTGGGCGGTCCGGAGGGGGACCCCCCGTCACTTCTCATCAGACTCCATGAAGAGCTGCAGGTGTAAAGTCCCCCAGCAGGACAACAGCAGCGACTGTGGACTCTACCTGCTGCAGTACGCACACAGCTtcctgcag AACCCCGTGGTGCACTTTGAGCTCCCGTTGCGATTGGGCAGCTGGTTTCCGCGGCAGCTGGTTCGCCAGAAGCGCGAAGAGATCCGAGCTCTGATCCTGAGGATGAGTCAGACTCAGAGCAGACAACCGTTACCATAG